One Littorina saxatilis isolate snail1 linkage group LG1, US_GU_Lsax_2.0, whole genome shotgun sequence genomic window carries:
- the LOC138949121 gene encoding uncharacterized protein, whose translation MLLAFVASNTALLAMVVIVIVIAGICIYGKRERELIWVDLEGRESLREKNRASDHVVPRGGYVAKDVTSEPGGADNAKEAENYDVVGDVDHSGSYTNIHPVINTTRSMGPEEETAGKKKRKRDRKEGDRRREGDRREEERREKKKTSEQMELNVSSTTTTSGHVDGDDPYELYENWSAP comes from the exons ATGCTCTTGGCATTTGTTGCCAGCAACACTGCTCTCCTTGCAATGGTTGTGATCGTAATCGTCATCGCCGGGATCTGCATCTATGGAAAACGGGAGAGGGAGCTAATTTG GGTTGATCTTGAGGGTAGAGAATCCTTGAGAGAAAAGAATAGGGCTTCAGACCACGTGGTACCACGGGGCGGCTACGTCGCAAAAGACGTCACTTCTG AGCCCGGCGGAGCGGACAACGCCAAGGAGGCAGAGAACTATGACGTGGTGGGAGACGTGGACCACTCAGGAAGTTACACCAATATCCACCCAGTCATCAACACAACCAGATCGATGGGGCCAGAGGAAGAGACTGCGGgtaaaaagaaaaggaagagagaCCGGAAGGAGGGAGacaggaggagggagggagacaggagggaggaagagaggagggagaagaagaagacctcggAGCAGATGGAGCTGAACGTCAGCTCTACCACCACTACTTCCGGTCACGTGGACGGCGACGATCCCTACGAGTTGTACGAGAACTGGAGTGCCCCTTGA
- the LOC138949131 gene encoding uncharacterized protein isoform X2, which yields MFSKLNTSSGLLLIVVTCFAAVSAINSHTTGRSTRTTLTTLTASASRVAATHARELTVTTRKPTITGSTSNGTGPTPIFPPSVTKATRSTMQFETSRDVNKTLYQTLSTEPTPASGMPRTSPSGSENSGKTSDSGSDASRGTYYTTLLAFVVCDTSLLVIIIVVIVITGVCLFYRKWNSKHNRADVEDGESSRDRKTRNSDVSTTKDVNSAPDGVDNALEEENYDVVGDLGSYTSLQTVHPGINRSISMGPEEVTVEKKKPRRERDRSEGDRRREGERRKGDRREGERREKKMTSEQMELNVSSTTTTSADVTSGHVDGDDPNELYENWSGP from the exons CCATCAACAGCCATACCACTGGCCGAAGCACCAGAACGACGTTGACCACTTTAACAGCCAGTGCCAGTAGAGTAGCAGCTACCCATGCGAGGGAGCTAACCGTCACCACACGAAAGCCTACCATCACTGGAAGCACAAGCAATGGTACAGGACCTACGCCTATATTCCCCCCCAGCGTCACCAAGGCTACACGTAGTACGATGCAGTTTGAAACATCACGTGACGTCAATAAAACTCTTTACCAAACTTTGTCAACGGAACCTACACCAGCTTCTGGTATGCCGAGGACTTCACCTTCTGGTTCTGAAAATTCTGGGAAGACTTCAGACTCTG GTTCGGATGCATCCAGAGGTACATACTACACTACGTTGCTGGCATTTGTGGTCTGCGATACTTCTCTCCTCGTAATCATTATCGTCGTTATTGTCATCACTGGCGTCTGCTTATTCTACAGAAAATGGAACAGCAAGCATAATCG TGCTGATGTTGAGGATGGAGAATCCTCGAGGGACAGGAAGACGCGAAACAGCGACGTCAGTACCACGAAAGACGTCAATTCTG CGCCCGACGGTGTCGACAACGCATTGGAAGAGGAAAACTACGACGTTGTGGGCGACTTGGGCAGCTACACTAGTCTCCAGACCGTCCACCCTGGCATCAACAGAAGCATATCGATGGGGCCCGAGGAAGTGACTGTGGAGAAAAAGAAGCCGAGACGGGAGAGAGACCGAAGCGAGGGAGacaggaggagggagggagagaggcgGAAGGGAgacaggagggagggagagaggagggagaagaAGATGACCTCGGAGCAGATGGAGCTGAACGTCAGCTCTACCACCACTACTTCCGCTGACGTCACTTCCGGTCACGTGGACGGCGACGATCCCAACGAGTTGTACGAGAACTGGAGTGGCCCTTGA
- the LOC138949131 gene encoding uncharacterized protein isoform X1 yields MFSKLNTSSGLLLIVVTCFAAVSATVYSTAINSHTTGRSTRTTLTTLTASASRVAATHARELTVTTRKPTITGSTSNGTGPTPIFPPSVTKATRSTMQFETSRDVNKTLYQTLSTEPTPASGMPRTSPSGSENSGKTSDSGSDASRGTYYTTLLAFVVCDTSLLVIIIVVIVITGVCLFYRKWNSKHNRADVEDGESSRDRKTRNSDVSTTKDVNSAPDGVDNALEEENYDVVGDLGSYTSLQTVHPGINRSISMGPEEVTVEKKKPRRERDRSEGDRRREGERRKGDRREGERREKKMTSEQMELNVSSTTTTSADVTSGHVDGDDPNELYENWSGP; encoded by the exons CAACAGTTTACTCGACAGCCATCAACAGCCATACCACTGGCCGAAGCACCAGAACGACGTTGACCACTTTAACAGCCAGTGCCAGTAGAGTAGCAGCTACCCATGCGAGGGAGCTAACCGTCACCACACGAAAGCCTACCATCACTGGAAGCACAAGCAATGGTACAGGACCTACGCCTATATTCCCCCCCAGCGTCACCAAGGCTACACGTAGTACGATGCAGTTTGAAACATCACGTGACGTCAATAAAACTCTTTACCAAACTTTGTCAACGGAACCTACACCAGCTTCTGGTATGCCGAGGACTTCACCTTCTGGTTCTGAAAATTCTGGGAAGACTTCAGACTCTG GTTCGGATGCATCCAGAGGTACATACTACACTACGTTGCTGGCATTTGTGGTCTGCGATACTTCTCTCCTCGTAATCATTATCGTCGTTATTGTCATCACTGGCGTCTGCTTATTCTACAGAAAATGGAACAGCAAGCATAATCG TGCTGATGTTGAGGATGGAGAATCCTCGAGGGACAGGAAGACGCGAAACAGCGACGTCAGTACCACGAAAGACGTCAATTCTG CGCCCGACGGTGTCGACAACGCATTGGAAGAGGAAAACTACGACGTTGTGGGCGACTTGGGCAGCTACACTAGTCTCCAGACCGTCCACCCTGGCATCAACAGAAGCATATCGATGGGGCCCGAGGAAGTGACTGTGGAGAAAAAGAAGCCGAGACGGGAGAGAGACCGAAGCGAGGGAGacaggaggagggagggagagaggcgGAAGGGAgacaggagggagggagagaggagggagaagaAGATGACCTCGGAGCAGATGGAGCTGAACGTCAGCTCTACCACCACTACTTCCGCTGACGTCACTTCCGGTCACGTGGACGGCGACGATCCCAACGAGTTGTACGAGAACTGGAGTGGCCCTTGA